A genomic region of Ammospiza nelsoni isolate bAmmNel1 chromosome 3, bAmmNel1.pri, whole genome shotgun sequence contains the following coding sequences:
- the ASXL2 gene encoding putative Polycomb group protein ASXL2, with protein sequence MREKGRKKKGRTWAEAARTVLEKYPNTPMSHKEILQVIQKEGLKEISGTSPLACLNAMLHTNSRGEEGIFYKVPGRMGVYTLKKDIPDGLKELSEGSEESSDGHSDSQSSEHSSSSSDGCAAKDRRKSRWKRKVPSRLPPAGSPQPGCPSPSIPAKGLSSSQKHSKKALKQALKQQQQKQQQQQQQCRAGMGPGMGPGMALPSGQHVLLKAKATPGRSGWEGKQTDGHSSSPPNSTCSSSPSVKLENSLPGLPKKPFPRSDRLHARQLKRARCAEIDVETPDSILVNTNLRALINKHTFSLLPPEGQQRLLLLLPDVDRQVGPDGLMKLSSSALNNEFFTSAAQGWKERLSEGEFTPEMQLRIRQEIEKEKKVELWKEHFFESYYGQSSGLSPEESERLTAQPEAAEPGRPRSPPAPRREQSTPTAPSEPQAAPGASRKAGEEAREEPQPKAAKPEVSPERRAVRAGERPGPGRERETLPQKPPSTSSHGAEEQRKPGVAKEVPGKESLGAPSKPKSPEAGGAAAKAQSPVAAKAEEEKEKEKEKEKEKEKEKEKEKEKEKEKEKEKKPPGSEAMEVGVEAHKRKLESREEAPGSPEKKPRVAEPCQHQQQQQQQPQAFRRQPFPSTGPAVPRVPPLKIPVSRISPMPFPAGQVSPRPCFPLSLGSPGRTGARTLADIKARAQQAKAQRAAAAAAAASAGGAVPGPGPGGGRPPGRGGDGSDPGGAPQAAAGAKALEPAGTGSGGGSRRFLPHGPGPRSQVQGQAEPGAARHPPGAQLQPGAAPAAAPALGNGAGATPSPPRGTATPGSPGTPGGAPPAAARNGNGPAAGSGCDLPKGKPPSPLVSPLPPTGPGARAAAVGAAVPASSSSSVAASLKSPPRASSSSIPANNPLVTQLLQGKSVPLEQILPKALTKAEAKSGPVAPQEEKGAAGNGTEAGDRASGVLPQQLGKIFCQSRPLPHIPRTFPLPSGKEPGPEQHHEALSKSTQEQILQTLIKRVQRQNVLPVLQPSQLNLPHSGFPVESSSTRQRFMLGFTGRRTCKPAMSGHYLLNISTYGRGSESLRRGSSLSAEPRLGLGSPAEGAGAELGEGEDAGGRGSGSSSEEDADDESSGDEREHGSSKEEPRAGQGEKEQGSHGPAEPKAAKEKVPALDGTALARDLLQAAQEQMAHAMRGKGHGGTELFGPPAPSPDPSQPPLLPAPHPPKLPGSYSGTINVSTSPDMVGQGSLMGECNQLGSSMGNVMSFSVTVTTIPAGQAVSSGGRGQSLPVQAFAEDGAMEDPPSKCYCRLKAMIMCKGCGAFCHDDCIGPSKLCVSCLVVR encoded by the exons CGGGACGTCCCCCCTGGCCTGCCTGAATGCCATGCTGCACACCAACTCCCGCGGAGAGGAGGGCATCTTCTACAAGGTGCCAGGCAGGATGGGCGTCTACACCCTCAAG AAGGACATCCCAGATGGGCTGAAGGAGCTGTCAGAGGGCTCGGAGGAGAGCAGTGATGGCCACTCGGACTCgcagagctcagagcacagcagctccagcagcgaCGGCTGCGCCGCCAAGGACAGGAGGAAGAGCAGGTGGAAAAGGAAAG TGCCGTCGCGCCTGCCCCCCGCGGGCTCCCCGCAGCCCGGCTGCCCGTCCCCGTCCATCCCGGCCAAGggcctctcctcctcccagAAGCACAGCAAGAAGGCCCTCAAGCAG gccctgaagcagcagcagcagaagcagcagcagcagcagcagcagtgccggGCGGGCATGGGGCCGGGCATGGGGCCGGGCATGGCCCTGCCCTCCGGCCAGCACGTCCTGCTCAAGGCCAAGGCCACCCCCGGGAGGTCAG GTTGGGAAGGGAAGCAGACAGATGGACATTCCAGCAGCCCCCCAAACTCCACGTGCAGCTCGTCGCCCTCGGTGAAGCTGGAGaactccctgccagggctgcccaagAAGCCTTTCCCCAGATCTGACAGGCTCCATGCAA ggcagctgaaGCGAGCGCGCTGCGCCGAGATCGACGTGGAGACGCCGGACTCCATCCTGGTGAACACCAACCTGAGGGCCCTGATCAACAAGCACACCTTCagcctgctgcctcctgagggCCAGCAgcgcctgctgctgctgctgcccgacGTGGACAGACAG GTGGGTCCTGACGGGCTGATGAAGCTCAGCAGCTCCGCGCTCAACAACGAGTTCTTCACCTcggctgctcagggctggaaggagaggcTGTCAGAAG GAGAGTTCACCCCAGAAATGCAGCTCCGGATCCGGCAGGAGATcgagaaggagaagaaggtggAGCTGTGGAAGGAGCACTTCTTTGAGAGCTACTACGGGCAGAG ctctgggctgagccCCGAGGAGTCGGAGCGCCTGACAGCACAGCCCGAGGCGGCAGAGCCCggccggccccgcagccccccggcCCCACGGCGGGAGCAGAGCACgcccacagctccctcagagccccaggcagccccaggagccagcaggaaagcaggagaggagGCCAGAGAGGAGCCACAGCCCAAGGCAGCCAAGCCTGAGGTGTCCCCGGAGCGGCGAGCGGTGAGAGCCGGCGAGAGACCAGGGCCCGGCCGGGAGAGAGAAACCctgccccaaaaaccccccagcacctccagccacGGGGCCGAGGAGCAGAGGAAGCCTGGGGTGGCCAAGGAGGTGCCAGGGAAGGAATCTCTGGGTGCCCCAAGCAAACCAAAGAGCCCCGAGGCTGGCGGGGCAGCAGCCAAGGCGCAGAGCCCTGTGGCAGCCAAGGcggaggaggagaaggagaaggagaaggagaaggagaaggagaaggagaaggagaaggagaaggagaaggagaaggagaaggagaaggagaaggagaagaagccCCCCGGGAGCGAGGCCATGGAGGTCGGGGTGGAGGCCCACAAGAGgaagctggagagcagggaggaagcTCCAGGCAGCCCTGAGAAGAAGCCCCGtgtggctgagccctgccagcaccagcagcagcagcagcagcagccccaggcctTTCGCAGGCAGCCCTTTCCCAGCACGGGGCCGGCGGTGCCGCGGGTGCCCCCGCTCAAG ATTCCCGTGTCCAGAATCTCCCCGATGCCATTTCCTGCGGGCCAGGTCTCTCCCAGGCCGTGCTTCCCGCTGTCCCTCGGCAGTCCTGGCAGGACAGGGGCCAGGACCCTGGCCGACATCAAGGCAAGAGCGCAGCAGGCCAAGGCTCAGAGGGCAGCAGCCGCAGCCGCCGCAGCCTCGGCCGGGGGAGCCGTGCCAGGGCCCGGCCCGGGCGGGGGGAGACCCCCGGGCAGGGGAGGAGACGGGAGCGACCCCGGCGGAGCCCCCCAAGCCGCAGCTGGAGCCAAGGCGCTGGAACCGGCAGGAACTGGAAGCGGGGGAGGTTCGAGAAGGTTCCTTCCCCACGGCCCAGGGCCCCGCTCGCAGGTGCAGGGCCAGGCGGAGCCGGGAGCTGCTCGCCATCCTCCTGGAGCACAACTACAGCCAGGAGCGGCCCCCGCGGCTGCCCCGGCGCTAGGGAACGGAGCCGGGGCCACGCCGAGCCCCCCGCGGGGCACGGCCACCCCCGGCTCCCCGGGCACCCCCGGCGGGGCCCCTCCTGCCGCGGCCCGGAACGGGAACGGGCCCGCAGCGGGGAGCGGCTGTGACCTCCCCAAAGGCAAACCTCCGTCCCCTCTGGTGTCCCCGCTGCCACCCACGGGCCCCGGAGCccgggctgcagctgtgggtgcagccgtcccagcctccagcagctcctcggTAGCAGCCAGCCTTAAATCCCCTCCCCGAGCGAGCTCCTCCAGCATTCCTGCCAACAACCCTTTGGTGacgcagctgctccagggcaagAGCGTCCCTCTGGAGCAGATCCTGCCCAAGGCGCTGACCAAAGCAGAAGCGAAAAGTGGCCCGGTGGCTCCTCAGGAAGAGAAGGGGGCGGCGGGGAACGGCACCGAGGCGGGGGACAGAGCATCGGGGGTGCTCCCGCAGCAGCTTGGCAAGATCTTCTGCCAGAGCAGGCCCCTGCCTCACATTCCAAGGACCTTCCCGCTGCCCTCGGGAAAGGAGCCCGGGCCCGAGCAGCACCACGAGGCGCTGAGCAAATCCACCCAGGAGCAGATCCTGCAGACTCTGATCAAGAGGGTGCAGAGGCAGAACGTGCTGCCCGTCCTCCAGCCCTCGCAGCTGAACCTCCCGCACTCAGGTTTCCCGGTGGAGAGCAGCTCCACCAGGCAGAGATTCATGCTGGGCTTCACGGGCAGGAGGACGTGCAAGCCTGCCATGTCCGGGCACTACCTGCTCAACATCTCCACCTACGGCCGCGGCTCGGAGAGCTTGAGGAGAGGCTCCTCCCTGAGCGCCGAGCCCcgcctggggctgggcagccccgCCGAGGGCGCCGGGGCAGAGCTCGGCGAGGGCGAGGACGCGGGCGGCcggggcagcggcagcagcagcgaggAGGACGCGGACGATGAGAGCTCCGGGGACGAGCGGGAGCACGGCAGCAGCAAGGAGGAGCCGCGGGCGGGGCagggggagaaggagcagggctCGCACGGCCCCGCAGAGCCCAAGGCcgccaaggagaaggtgccgGCCTTGGATGGCACCGCGCTGGCCAGGGACCTGCTGCAGGCAGCGCAGGAGCAGATGGCCCACGCCATGAGGGGCAAGGGCCACGGTGGCACGGAGCTCTTTGGGCCCCCCGCCCCATCCCCAGATCCATCGCAGCCCCCGCTGCTCCCCGCCCCGCACCCCCCGAAGCTGCCCGGCAGCTACAGCGGCACCATCAACGTCTCCACCTCGCCCGACATGGTGGGGCAGGGCTCGCTGATGGGCGAGTGCAACCAGCTGGGCAGCTCCATGGGCAACGTCATGTCCTTCTCGGTGACCGTGACCACCATCCCCGCCGGGCAGGCCGTGAGCTCTGGCGGCCGCGGGCAGAGCCTGCCGGTGCAGGCGTTCGCCGAGGACGGCGCCATGGAGgatcccccttccaaatgctaCTGCAGGTTGAAAGCCATGATCATGTGCAAGGGCTGCGGCGCCTTCTGCCATGACGACTGCATCGGCCCCTCCAAGCTCTGCGTCTCCTGCCTCGTGGTGCGGTAA